The bacterium DNA window CCAGGCGCGCGTCGGCGGCCGGATGACGCTCGCCTTCCCAGAAGGGGGAGTTGGAGGCGCAGGCGATGAAGAGCGGCAGGTACGGGCGCAGGCCGTTGGCGATGGTGATGCGCTCCTCTTCCTCGGGCACCCCCAGGTGGACGTGGAGGCCCCAGAAGAGGCAGCGCAGCCATTTATCACCCTGGTACTCCGCCAGGCGATGGTAGCGCGGGTAGTCCACCATCGGCTGCTCGCGCCAGCGGCAGTTCGGGTGGGCCCCCACGGGGAGGAGATCCACGCCGGCCCGGTTTGCCGCCCGCCGCGCCAGATGACGCAGGCGACGCAGCTCCGCCCGCACCTCCTCCAGGTCCAGGCACACCGGGGTGGCTATCTCCAGCGTCGCCTGGTGGACGTCGGGCTTGATTTCGACGCGCTCGGCCTCGGAGAGCGTGGAGAGGGTCTCGGTGATGCGGGGCGCGAGCCGGCCCGTGGCCGGATCCACCAGCCCGAACTCCTCCTCGACGCCCAGGGTGAAGAGCTCCACGCGTTCCCCTCGGTGACGTTTTCGGCGATATTAGCACGGTGGCCGCGGCGCGTCCACCGGAGCCCGCCGGGGCGGTTTTTTTGAAAACACCCATCCCTTTATTGCCACGTCAACGGCGGTGAGGTAAACTAAAAAGCCCTGCCGTTCACTCCCCCCCAGCGACCCTTCAAGGACGCCCGATGGACGAACTGGAGCAGAACCTCGGCCTGCCGAGCAGCCTGGAGGCCGAACGTCTGACCCTGGGCGCGACGCTGCGCTACCCCGAGGCGGTGCACCGCTGCATCGAGGCCAACATGCGGCCCGACGACTTCTTAAAACCAATCCACGGGCGAATCTACACCGCAATCATGAACCTCTACTCCATGCGGGACGGCGCCATAGACCTGGTGACCGTCTCCGACGAGCTGCGGCGCTCGCCCGAGGGGCTCACCGACTCCGAGCTGGGCTACCTGGTGGAGGTGAAGGAGTCCACGGCGTCCACGGCGGGGATGGCGTCCCATCTGGAGATAATCCGGGACAAGGCGACTCTGCGCTCGCTGGTCAAGGCGGCTGCGATAATAAACGAGTCGGCCCGCGCCGAGGCCGAGCCGTCGTCCACCGTCCTGGAGAAGGCCGAGGGGCTGATTCTGGAAATCGCCGAGAGGCGGATGCGCCGCGAGGTCAGGCCGCTTTCCGAGCTCGTGGACACCGCCCTGGAGGAGATGCGCGCCCTCCACGAGGGACGCTCCACCCGGAGCGAGATACTCACCGGCTTCTTCGACCTCGACGAGATTCTTACCGGCCTCCACCGGGGCAACCTCATCGTCCTGGCCAGCCGGCCCGGCATGGGCAAAACGGCCCTGGGACTCAACATCTCCCAGCGCATCGCCATAGACTCCGGGGTGGGGGTCGGGTTCTTCTCCCTGGAGATGTCGGCGGAGGAGCTGGTGCGGCGGATGCTCTGCTCCGAGGCCCGGGTGGACTCCCAGAAGGTGCGCCGGGGGCTGGTCTCCGAGGGCGACATGGAGAAGTTCATCACCAAGGTGGCCCGCCTCTCCAACGCCCCCTTCTACCTGGACGACACCCCGGCCTTGTCGGTGCTGGAGCTGCGGGCCAAGGCCCGCCGACTGGTCAAGCAGAAGGGCGTCGGGCTCATCGTCGTGGACTACCTCCAGCTCATGACCGCCACCCACCGCCGCGCGGAGAGCCGCCAGGTCGAGGTCGCCGAGATATCCCGCTCCCTCAAGGCGCTGGCCAAGGAGCTCGACGTCCCCATCCTGGCCATCGCGCAGCTCAACCGCCAGCCGACCAACCGGCCCCGGTCCAAGATGCCCCAGCTCTCAGACCTGCGCGAGTCGGGCGCCATCGAGCAGGACGCCGACGTGGTGATGTTTCTGCACCGGGAGGAATACTACCAGGTCTCCAGCCCCGGCGAGGCGGCCGAACCGGTGGAGGAGACGCCGGACTACGGCAACGGCGGCGGCATCTCCGACGACCTGGCCCGGATGCCCGGCATCAGCCAGGTCATCGTCGCCAAGCAGCGCAACGGCCCGGTGGGCTCCGTCTACCTCGTGTTCCGCAAGCGGTTCACGCGCTTCGAGAGCCTGGACCGCTCCTTCCGCACCCCCGCGAGCGCCTCGGCCTCCGGGGAATCCCCGCCGTTTTAGAACCCGCCTTGACATCTCGTACGCGCTGGATTAGCCTAACCCGGTGTGATAGAGCCGGTTAGGGCCGGCGCAGCCTCCGACTATGTACCCGAATCGTCCCATCTGGGCCGAGGTGGACCTCTCGGCCATCCGCGACAACCTCTTCGCCGTCCGGGAGAGAGTCGGCCGCGGCGTGAAGATCATGGCCGTGGTCAAATCCGACGCCTACGGCCACGGCAAGCTCGAGGTCGCCCGGACCCTGGACCCCTACGCCGACTGGTTCGGCGTCAGCTTCGTGGACGAGGGGGTGGAGCTCCGCCAGGCCGGTTTCGATCAGCCGATCCTCTGCCTGGTCACCCCCCTGGCGGACGAGCTGGACGCGATGGTCAAGTACCGGCTGACCCCGGTCCTGTCCGACGCGGAGTTGGCCGACCGCCTGGGCGAGCGCCTGGCGCGGATGGGCTGGCTGGACGCCTACCGCCGCGACTTCGACGTCCACGTAAAGGTGGACACCGGCATGGGGCGCCTGGGAGTGTGGCACGAAGAGGCGCCCGAGACGGTGGCGCGGATCGAGGCCGTCCCCGGAGTCCACGTCGCCGGGCTCATGACCCACTTCCCCCTGGCCGACGGCGAGGACGCGAGCTTCGCCCGTGAGCAGCTCGAGCGCTTCGCCCGCGTCCGCCGGGAGCTGGAAAGAAAGGGCTTGAGCCCCGAGCTCTGCCACGCCGCCAACTCCGCCGCCATCGTCGATCTCCCCGAAAGTTACCTGGACATGGTCCGGCCGGGATTAGCTCTTTACGGGAGTTACTCCAGCCCCCACGTGTCCCGCAACCTGGGCATCCGGACGGCCATCGCCCTGCGGGCCCGCATCGCGTCGGTCAAGACGCTCCCCGCCGGCGCCACGGTCAGCTACGGCCGCCTCCACCGGCTGGAGCGGGACACCCCCGTGGGCGTCCTGCCGCTGGGCTACGCCGACGGCTGGCGCAGGAGCCTCTCGGGCCGGGCCGAGGCGCTGGTCCGGGGCAAAAGAAGGCCCATCATCGGCGCCATCTGCATGGACATGTGCATGGTGGACCTGGGTGGGCTGGGCGAGGTGGCCCCGGGCGAGGTGGTCACCCTTCTGGGCCGCGACTACTCGGGCTCCAAGATAGAGGTCGAGGAAGCGGCCCGCTGGATGGACACCATCCCCTACGAGGTCACCTGCGGGCTGTCGGAGCGCGTCCCCCGGCACTACCTCCGGACGGAGTGAACCGTGCCTCCAACCGGCGCTGTAAAGATGAACACCTTCGAGCGCATCGGCAACTGGCTGATGGAGAAGACCCATACCGTGGGGGGCGTGTTCATCTTCTACGGCCGGACCATGGCCCGCATCGCCCGGCGGCGGCCCCGGGGCAAGCTCGTCTACGACCAGATGATGCGCCTCGGGGTGGAGTCCATCGGCGTGGTGACCATGACCGCGCTCTTTACCGGGATGGTCATCGCGCTCCAGTCGGTGAACCAGCTGAAGATCTTCGGGGCCGAGGGGTACGTGGGCGGCATGGTGTCGGTCCTCTTCGCCCGGGAGCTGGGGCCGGTGCTCACGGCCATCATGCTCGCCGGCCGCGTGGGGGCGGCCATGGCCGCCGAGCTCGGCACCATGCGCGTCACCGAGCAGATAGACGCCCTGGAAACCCTGGCCAGCGACCCCTTCCGTTACCTCGTGGCCCCGAGAATCATCGCCATGGCCGTCATGGCCCCGGCGCTCACCGCCCTGGCCATGGGCGTGGCCCAGGTGGGCTCCTTCTTCGTCTGCATCGTCCTGGCCGACGTGGACCCCGGGGTCTACATCGCCGAGCTCGCCGTCTTTTCCAACGTCTGGGACATCGTCAGCGGGTTGATCAAGGCCCTCGCCTTCGGCCAGGTCCTGACGCTCATAAGCTGCTACTACGGCTTCACGACCTTCGGCGGGGCCGAGGGGGTCGGCCGCGCCACCACCAACGCCGTCGTCGTCAGCGCCGTGAACATACTGATCGTGGACGTGCTATTGACCACTCTCTTCTTCATCGCCTTCGACTAGAGGGAGCCGTGGACCCCGAGACGGTCATCCAGATCCGGAACCTGCACCGGAGCTTCGGCGAGACGGTGGTGCTCGACGGCGTGGACCTGGATATCCACCGCGGGGAGTCCATCGCCATCATCGGGCGCTCCGGCGTGGGCAAGAGCGTGCTCTTGAAGCACGTGCTGGGCCTCCTGCAGCCGGACGAGGGAGACGTGTGGTGCCTGGGAATCCGGGTGAACGGGGCCAGCCTCGCCGAGCTGCACGAGATACGCTCCCGGGTGGGCTATGTCTTCCAGTTCGCCGCCCTGTTCGACTCCATGAACATCCGCGAGAACGTGGGGTTCTTTCTGGACAACCACTCCGACACCCCGTCCGAGGAAGTGGACCGCATCGTGGACGAAAAGCTGGCGCAGGTGGGCCTCCCGGAGACGGCGCACCTGATGCCGGCGGAGCTCTCCGGGGGGATGAAGAAGCGGGCGGGCC harbors:
- a CDS encoding glutamate-cysteine ligase family protein, whose protein sequence is MELFTLGVEEEFGLVDPATGRLAPRITETLSTLSEAERVEIKPDVHQATLEIATPVCLDLEEVRAELRRLRHLARRAANRAGVDLLPVGAHPNCRWREQPMVDYPRYHRLAEYQGDKWLRCLFWGLHVHLGVPEEEERITIANGLRPYLPLFIACASNSPFWEGERHPAADARL
- the dnaB gene encoding replicative DNA helicase, producing the protein MDELEQNLGLPSSLEAERLTLGATLRYPEAVHRCIEANMRPDDFLKPIHGRIYTAIMNLYSMRDGAIDLVTVSDELRRSPEGLTDSELGYLVEVKESTASTAGMASHLEIIRDKATLRSLVKAAAIINESARAEAEPSSTVLEKAEGLILEIAERRMRREVRPLSELVDTALEEMRALHEGRSTRSEILTGFFDLDEILTGLHRGNLIVLASRPGMGKTALGLNISQRIAIDSGVGVGFFSLEMSAEELVRRMLCSEARVDSQKVRRGLVSEGDMEKFITKVARLSNAPFYLDDTPALSVLELRAKARRLVKQKGVGLIVVDYLQLMTATHRRAESRQVEVAEISRSLKALAKELDVPILAIAQLNRQPTNRPRSKMPQLSDLRESGAIEQDADVVMFLHREEYYQVSSPGEAAEPVEETPDYGNGGGISDDLARMPGISQVIVAKQRNGPVGSVYLVFRKRFTRFESLDRSFRTPASASASGESPPF
- the alr gene encoding alanine racemase, whose product is MYPNRPIWAEVDLSAIRDNLFAVRERVGRGVKIMAVVKSDAYGHGKLEVARTLDPYADWFGVSFVDEGVELRQAGFDQPILCLVTPLADELDAMVKYRLTPVLSDAELADRLGERLARMGWLDAYRRDFDVHVKVDTGMGRLGVWHEEAPETVARIEAVPGVHVAGLMTHFPLADGEDASFAREQLERFARVRRELERKGLSPELCHAANSAAIVDLPESYLDMVRPGLALYGSYSSPHVSRNLGIRTAIALRARIASVKTLPAGATVSYGRLHRLERDTPVGVLPLGYADGWRRSLSGRAEALVRGKRRPIIGAICMDMCMVDLGGLGEVAPGEVVTLLGRDYSGSKIEVEEAARWMDTIPYEVTCGLSERVPRHYLRTE
- a CDS encoding ABC transporter permease, which produces MPPTGAVKMNTFERIGNWLMEKTHTVGGVFIFYGRTMARIARRRPRGKLVYDQMMRLGVESIGVVTMTALFTGMVIALQSVNQLKIFGAEGYVGGMVSVLFARELGPVLTAIMLAGRVGAAMAAELGTMRVTEQIDALETLASDPFRYLVAPRIIAMAVMAPALTALAMGVAQVGSFFVCIVLADVDPGVYIAELAVFSNVWDIVSGLIKALAFGQVLTLISCYYGFTTFGGAEGVGRATTNAVVVSAVNILIVDVLLTTLFFIAFD
- a CDS encoding ABC transporter ATP-binding protein, producing MDPETVIQIRNLHRSFGETVVLDGVDLDIHRGESIAIIGRSGVGKSVLLKHVLGLLQPDEGDVWCLGIRVNGASLAELHEIRSRVGYVFQFAALFDSMNIRENVGFFLDNHSDTPSEEVDRIVDEKLAQVGLPETAHLMPAELSGGMKKRAGLARALVGEPEIILYDEPTSGLDPITAAAINDLINETKELTRATTVIITHDMASAYKTADRIAMLHDGKIIFDGTDEEVRATDNPYVQQFIQGRAQGPIDPLFK